A region of Thermus oshimai DSM 12092 DNA encodes the following proteins:
- a CDS encoding undecaprenyl-diphosphate phosphatase — protein MGPMSAWEALLLGVVEGLTEFLPVSSTGHLTLLFHLLGLPVEEDAFLKTFLIAIQLGAILAILLLYGRRFLKDQALWLRVGVAFLPTGAMGFLLYPLIKGEILGDDRVVVLALFGVGLVLLLADRLAQRARYQDALEVPLGGLLLIGFFQGLAALIPGTSRSGATILGGLLVGLSRKGAAEFSFLLALPTMLIAVGYDLLKSAPQVPEGGWGLLGLGFFSALITALFTVRALLALVERVGFTPFALYRMALALVYGHFFLRQG, from the coding sequence ATGGGCCCCATGAGCGCTTGGGAAGCCCTCCTCCTCGGGGTGGTGGAGGGCCTAACGGAGTTTTTGCCCGTCTCCTCCACCGGCCACCTCACCCTCCTCTTCCACCTCCTGGGCCTGCCCGTGGAGGAGGACGCCTTCTTAAAGACCTTCCTCATCGCCATCCAGCTGGGGGCCATCCTGGCCATCCTCCTCCTCTACGGCCGCCGCTTCCTAAAGGACCAGGCCCTTTGGCTCAGGGTGGGGGTGGCCTTCCTGCCCACCGGGGCCATGGGCTTTCTCCTCTACCCCCTCATCAAGGGGGAGATCCTGGGGGACGACCGGGTGGTGGTCCTGGCCCTGTTCGGGGTGGGGCTCGTGCTCCTCCTGGCAGACCGCTTGGCCCAAAGGGCCCGCTACCAGGATGCCCTGGAGGTGCCTTTGGGGGGGCTCCTCCTCATCGGCTTCTTCCAGGGCCTGGCCGCCCTCATCCCCGGCACCAGCCGGAGCGGGGCCACCATCCTGGGGGGGCTCCTCGTGGGCTTAAGCCGGAAGGGGGCGGCGGAGTTCAGCTTCCTCCTGGCCCTCCCCACCATGCTCATCGCCGTGGGGTACGACCTGCTAAAAAGCGCCCCCCAGGTTCCGGAAGGAGGGTGGGGGCTCTTAGGCCTGGGCTTCTTTTCCGCCCTGATCACCGCCCTCTTCACCGTGCGGGCCCTTTTGGCCCTGGTGGAGCGCGTGGGGTTTACCCCCTTCGCCCTCTACCGCATGGCCCTGGCCCTGGTCTACGGCCACTTCTTCCTACGCCAGGGCTAG
- a CDS encoding aminotransferase class V-fold PLP-dependent enzyme — MLLLTPGPTPIPERVQKALLRPMRGHLDPEVLAVNRAIQKRLRTLFGAPEGALLAALAGSGSLGMEAGLANLDAGPVLVLVNGAFSARMAEMARLHGLDPTVLEFPPGEPVDPERVARALKAKPYRMVAMVHGETSTGVLNPAEAVGALAKEAGALFYLDAVTTLGMLPFSMEAMGVDYAFTGSQKCLSAPPGLAPIAASPEARKAFQAKRGWYLDLERVAEHWERGGYHHTTPVLLHFALLEALDLALEEGIPARAKRAQETYAWLLGELSARGFRPYPKGSPLPTVLVVRPPEGVEADRLVKALYGEGVAVAGGIGPTRGQVLRLGLMGEGARRAPYEAFLKALDRVLALA, encoded by the coding sequence ATGCTGCTCCTCACCCCCGGACCCACCCCCATCCCGGAACGCGTGCAGAAAGCCCTTCTGCGCCCCATGCGGGGCCATCTGGACCCCGAGGTCCTCGCCGTCAACCGCGCCATCCAGAAGCGCCTCAGAACCCTCTTCGGCGCGCCGGAGGGGGCGCTTTTGGCCGCTCTTGCGGGTTCAGGGAGCCTGGGCATGGAGGCGGGGCTCGCCAACCTGGACGCTGGTCCCGTGCTCGTCCTGGTGAACGGGGCCTTTTCCGCCCGTATGGCGGAGATGGCCAGGCTCCACGGCCTGGACCCCACCGTCTTGGAGTTCCCCCCCGGAGAGCCCGTGGACCCCGAGCGGGTGGCCCGGGCCTTGAAGGCCAAGCCCTACCGCATGGTGGCCATGGTGCACGGGGAGACCAGCACCGGGGTCCTGAACCCCGCGGAGGCGGTGGGCGCCCTGGCCAAGGAGGCCGGGGCGCTTTTTTACCTGGATGCGGTGACCACCCTGGGCATGCTCCCCTTCTCCATGGAGGCCATGGGGGTGGACTACGCCTTCACGGGCAGCCAAAAGTGCCTCTCCGCCCCTCCGGGGCTGGCCCCCATCGCCGCCTCGCCCGAGGCCCGGAAGGCCTTTCAGGCCAAGCGGGGCTGGTACCTGGACCTGGAGCGGGTGGCGGAGCACTGGGAGCGGGGGGGGTACCACCACACCACCCCGGTCCTCCTGCACTTCGCCCTCCTCGAGGCCCTGGACCTGGCCCTGGAGGAGGGGATCCCCGCGCGGGCCAAGCGGGCCCAGGAGACCTACGCCTGGCTTTTGGGCGAGCTTTCCGCAAGGGGCTTCCGCCCCTACCCCAAGGGGAGCCCCCTGCCCACGGTCCTGGTGGTGCGCCCCCCCGAGGGGGTGGAGGCGGACCGGCTGGTGAAGGCCCTCTACGGGGAGGGGGTGGCGGTGGCCGGGGGCATCGGCCCCACCCGGGGGCAGGTGCTGAGGCTCGGCCTCATGGGGGAGGGGGCGCGCCGGGCCCCTTACGAGGCCTTCTTGAAGGCCCTGGACCGCGTCCTAGCCCTGGCGTAG
- a CDS encoding DnaJ C-terminal domain-containing protein, whose protein sequence is MKDYYAILGVSREATQEEIKRAYRQLALKYHPDRNPGDKAAEERFKEINEAYAVLSDPERRAQYDRGLLGEPELRMEDLFDLFGQVFGFRPARQAPRGEDLEVQAEVELQDLLHGKEVEVAYARLVPCEACGGQGGQRTPCPTCGGQGVVETYRRGFFGTLLQRSACPHCRGQGFLLKEACPTCHGRGRVAREERLTVRIPPGMDEGHLLRVPGYGNLAPGGPGDLYVRLKVRPHPTLEREGADLVYRLKIGLAQAALGVRVEVPGLEGPIPLDLPPGTGHGEVFVLEGQGLPYPHGRGRGALRVVVELSVPRKLSPKAQKLLRAYAEEVGEEVAPEGFWERLKGFFRK, encoded by the coding sequence ATGAAGGACTACTACGCCATCCTGGGGGTGAGCCGGGAGGCCACCCAGGAGGAGATCAAGCGGGCCTACCGCCAGCTGGCCCTCAAGTACCACCCCGACCGCAACCCGGGGGATAAGGCGGCGGAGGAGCGCTTTAAGGAGATCAACGAGGCCTACGCGGTCCTCTCCGACCCCGAAAGGCGGGCCCAGTACGACCGGGGGCTTCTGGGGGAGCCGGAGCTTAGGATGGAGGACCTCTTTGACCTCTTCGGCCAGGTCTTCGGCTTCCGCCCCGCCCGCCAGGCCCCCAGGGGGGAGGACCTGGAGGTCCAGGCGGAGGTGGAGCTCCAAGACCTCCTCCACGGAAAGGAGGTGGAGGTGGCCTACGCCCGTCTGGTGCCCTGCGAGGCCTGCGGGGGCCAGGGGGGGCAACGGACCCCCTGCCCCACCTGCGGGGGGCAGGGGGTGGTGGAGACCTACCGCCGGGGGTTCTTCGGCACCCTCCTCCAGCGCTCGGCCTGCCCCCACTGCCGGGGCCAGGGGTTCCTCTTGAAGGAGGCCTGCCCCACCTGCCACGGCCGGGGGCGGGTGGCCCGGGAGGAAAGGCTTACGGTGCGGATCCCTCCGGGGATGGACGAGGGGCACCTTTTGAGGGTCCCGGGGTACGGCAACCTGGCCCCTGGGGGCCCCGGGGACCTCTACGTCCGCCTCAAGGTGCGGCCCCACCCCACGCTGGAGCGGGAGGGGGCCGACCTGGTGTACCGCCTCAAGATCGGCCTGGCCCAGGCCGCCCTAGGCGTCCGGGTGGAGGTGCCGGGCCTCGAGGGCCCCATTCCCCTGGACCTCCCCCCGGGCACCGGCCACGGGGAGGTCTTCGTCCTGGAGGGCCAGGGCCTCCCCTACCCCCACGGGCGGGGGCGGGGGGCCTTGAGGGTGGTGGTGGAGCTTTCCGTGCCGAGAAAGCTCTCCCCGAAGGCGCAAAAGCTCCTAAGGGCCTACGCGGAGGAGGTGGGGGAGGAGGTGGCCCCCGAGGGGTTTTGGGAGAGGCTCAAGGGGTTCTTCCGGAAATAG
- a CDS encoding cold-shock protein, protein MQKGRVKWFNAEKGYGFIEREGDTDVFVHFSAINAKGFRTLNEGDIVTFEVEPGKNGKGPQAVNVTVVEPARK, encoded by the coding sequence ATGCAGAAGGGTCGGGTCAAGTGGTTCAACGCGGAGAAGGGCTACGGCTTCATTGAGCGCGAAGGCGACACGGACGTGTTCGTCCACTTCAGCGCCATCAACGCCAAGGGGTTCCGCACCCTGAACGAGGGCGACATCGTCACCTTTGAGGTGGAGCCGGGCAAGAACGGCAAGGGCCCCCAGGCGGTGAACGTCACCGTGGTGGAGCCGGCCCGCAAGTAA
- a CDS encoding GNAT family N-acetyltransferase, producing the protein MGGMRTLSLELRPLGLNLEEEAPLVHQVYRGSPGYFTLIGMELPTLEDVLQDLNTLAQDPRRRAFLLFQGPEPLGYLDYKLHYPEEGDATLSLLLIREDHQGQGLGQRALAHLVEGLAGMERLYAVVYGNNPRAKAFFLAQGFRYVKDGGPAIQWYVRPLSPHRFQPR; encoded by the coding sequence ATGGGCGGGATGCGGACCTTAAGCCTGGAACTCCGCCCCCTGGGGCTCAACCTGGAGGAGGAGGCCCCCCTGGTCCACCAGGTCTACCGGGGAAGCCCCGGCTACTTCACCCTGATCGGCATGGAGCTCCCCACCCTGGAGGACGTCCTCCAGGACCTGAACACCCTGGCCCAGGACCCCAGGCGGCGGGCCTTTTTGCTCTTCCAGGGACCGGAACCCTTGGGCTACCTGGACTACAAGCTCCATTACCCCGAGGAGGGGGACGCCACCCTAAGCCTCCTCCTCATCCGGGAGGACCACCAGGGTCAGGGGCTTGGGCAACGGGCCCTGGCCCACCTGGTGGAGGGCCTTGCGGGGATGGAGCGGCTTTACGCGGTGGTCTACGGCAACAACCCCCGGGCCAAGGCCTTCTTCCTGGCCCAGGGGTTCCGCTACGTGAAGGACGGGGGGCCGGCCATCCAGTGGTACGTGCGGCCCCTCAGCCCTCACCGCTTCCAGCCGCGCTGA
- a CDS encoding ferredoxin: protein MPHVICEPCIGVKDQSCVEVCPVECIYDGGDQFYIHPEECIDCGACVPACPVNAIFPEEDVPEQWKSYIEKNRKLAGLG, encoded by the coding sequence ATGCCGCACGTGATCTGCGAGCCCTGCATCGGCGTAAAGGACCAGTCCTGCGTGGAGGTCTGCCCGGTGGAGTGCATCTACGACGGGGGGGACCAGTTCTACATCCACCCCGAGGAGTGCATCGACTGCGGGGCCTGCGTGCCCGCCTGCCCGGTGAACGCCATCTTCCCCGAGGAGGACGTTCCCGAGCAGTGGAAGTCCTACATTGAGAAGAACCGCAAGCTGGCGGGTCTGGGGTAG
- a CDS encoding NTP transferase domain-containing protein, with translation MEAIVLAGGHEPWAEKYGVRSKALVPFKGRPMVEWVLEALVGAGLEPIYVGENPGLTPAPKRTLKDRGSLLDNLEAALAHAEGKVLVATGDIPHLTPEAVRFVLEKAPEAALVYPIVPRERVEARFPGNRRTYARLREGVYTGGNLLLLDKALFFQALPLARRVVALRKRPLALARLVGWDILLKLLLGRLSLSEVEARAGRILGVEARALPVPYPEVGVDVDREEDLVS, from the coding sequence GTGGAAGCCATCGTCCTGGCAGGAGGGCATGAGCCCTGGGCGGAGAAGTACGGGGTGCGGAGCAAGGCCCTGGTGCCCTTTAAAGGGAGGCCCATGGTGGAGTGGGTCCTCGAGGCCCTGGTGGGGGCGGGGCTGGAGCCCATCTACGTGGGGGAGAACCCCGGCCTAACCCCTGCCCCCAAGCGCACCCTAAAGGACCGGGGGAGCCTCCTGGACAACCTGGAAGCCGCCCTGGCCCACGCGGAGGGGAAGGTCCTGGTGGCCACGGGGGACATCCCCCACCTCACCCCCGAGGCCGTGCGCTTCGTGCTGGAAAAGGCCCCCGAGGCCGCCCTCGTCTACCCCATCGTCCCCAGGGAGCGGGTGGAGGCCCGCTTTCCCGGAAACCGCCGCACCTACGCCCGCCTGCGGGAAGGGGTCTACACCGGGGGAAACCTCCTCCTTCTGGACAAGGCCCTCTTCTTCCAGGCCCTGCCCCTGGCCCGGCGGGTGGTGGCCCTGAGGAAACGCCCCCTGGCCCTGGCCCGGCTGGTGGGGTGGGACATCCTCCTTAAGCTCCTTCTCGGACGCTTAAGCCTTTCCGAGGTGGAGGCCCGGGCGGGGCGGATCCTGGGGGTGGAGGCCCGGGCCCTTCCCGTGCCCTACCCCGAGGTGGGGGTGGACGTGGACCGGGAGGAGGACCTGGTAAGCTAA
- a CDS encoding AAA family ATPase: MAVLQGHREGEEGFREEPPTPYRGEGPRGGRMGHLELTEWQKRVLGYLAQAGEARLSEVARALGAGEAGLKDLLTRLKARGLVESTARRTWRPTGQGLLALKGVPSRPSSLAAHPGFASLLALLPVPEYRALLRLTVAVAYLRRKAPHLGPMPWLGAYGPPGTGKSTVGEAALALVGGRFFDVRAMTPGEALGRRRQTQGGGWEVEPPATLEGPITVLDELGEAQAELQRALFALVNDRPTVLIEGQELPHRAAIYATWNPEAREVPLPEGAKRRGLLLNTAPYVRTLHKAFLREGVGERLRELLDTYPSPWVDLEALPSPNLEGVDPGPLREALYRLLTPKGKGEVPLGALRPLAVAYNTLYFPEKEASLVEVAYDMALLLASRPGLLLPGWAKALQGLRGGLPLEEPTPQEGSKDYRARMEEWGRRKRLEAALARLTRELHRYRSLTREEEVARAELLGKVEALREELGKEASPAPLEALEEDGKALLRAMEELLERIRHRLEVERKRLLEEAKSLKAQALEAYNLAQKLKALAYRNPEEGMRLLEERGMVQRVAVAALPAPKEKPPEERVMQGFSVALGLLLGLSGRREGWSLALEAALPKAPPSLAPVWTFQGQEVKDLARFLWEMANRLEGWARQNSSKAQSLREKVRGLA; encoded by the coding sequence ATGGCGGTCCTGCAGGGGCACCGGGAGGGGGAGGAGGGCTTCCGGGAGGAGCCTCCTACCCCCTACCGGGGGGAAGGCCCTAGAGGAGGGAGGATGGGGCATTTGGAGCTCACCGAGTGGCAAAAGCGGGTGCTTGGCTATCTGGCCCAGGCCGGAGAGGCCCGCCTTTCCGAGGTGGCCCGGGCCCTGGGGGCGGGGGAGGCGGGGCTTAAGGACCTTTTGACCCGCCTGAAGGCCCGGGGCCTGGTGGAGAGCACCGCAAGGCGCACCTGGAGGCCCACGGGCCAAGGGCTTTTGGCCCTAAAGGGGGTGCCTTCCCGCCCCTCCTCCCTGGCGGCTCATCCCGGCTTTGCTTCCCTCCTTGCCCTCCTTCCCGTCCCCGAGTACCGGGCCCTCTTGCGCCTTACCGTGGCGGTGGCCTACCTGAGGCGGAAAGCCCCCCACTTGGGGCCCATGCCCTGGCTTGGAGCCTATGGGCCCCCAGGAACCGGGAAAAGCACCGTGGGGGAGGCGGCTTTGGCCCTGGTGGGAGGGCGCTTCTTTGATGTGCGGGCCATGACCCCAGGGGAAGCCTTGGGCAGGAGGCGGCAAACCCAGGGGGGAGGCTGGGAAGTGGAGCCCCCCGCCACCTTGGAGGGGCCTATAACCGTCCTGGATGAGCTTGGGGAGGCCCAAGCCGAGCTTCAAAGGGCCCTTTTCGCCCTGGTCAACGACCGCCCCACGGTGCTCATAGAGGGGCAGGAGCTTCCCCACCGGGCCGCCATCTACGCCACATGGAACCCCGAGGCCCGGGAAGTGCCCCTCCCCGAGGGGGCCAAGAGGCGGGGCCTCCTCCTCAACACCGCCCCCTATGTCCGCACCCTCCACAAGGCCTTTCTTCGGGAAGGGGTAGGCGAGAGGCTGAGGGAGCTTTTGGACACCTACCCCTCCCCTTGGGTAGACCTAGAGGCCCTTCCTTCCCCCAACCTCGAGGGCGTGGACCCTGGGCCCCTCAGGGAGGCCCTTTACCGCCTGCTCACCCCAAAGGGCAAGGGGGAAGTACCCCTAGGGGCCCTCAGGCCTCTTGCCGTGGCCTACAATACCCTTTACTTTCCAGAAAAAGAGGCCTCCTTGGTGGAGGTGGCCTACGACATGGCCCTTCTCCTGGCCTCCAGGCCGGGCCTCCTCCTCCCCGGATGGGCCAAGGCCCTTCAAGGTTTGCGGGGAGGCCTTCCCCTTGAGGAGCCTACCCCCCAAGAGGGAAGCAAGGACTACCGGGCCCGTATGGAAGAGTGGGGGAGGCGGAAGCGCTTGGAGGCCGCCTTGGCCCGCCTTACCCGGGAGCTTCACCGCTACCGGAGCCTGACCCGGGAGGAAGAGGTGGCCCGCGCGGAGCTTTTGGGCAAGGTGGAGGCCTTGAGGGAGGAACTGGGCAAGGAGGCCTCCCCCGCCCCCTTGGAGGCCTTGGAGGAGGACGGGAAGGCCTTGCTCCGAGCCATGGAGGAGCTTTTGGAGCGCATACGCCACCGCCTTGAGGTAGAGAGGAAGCGCTTGCTGGAAGAGGCGAAGAGCCTCAAGGCCCAGGCCTTAGAGGCCTACAACCTGGCCCAAAAGCTCAAGGCCCTGGCCTATAGGAACCCGGAGGAGGGCATGCGCCTTTTGGAGGAGCGCGGCATGGTCCAAAGGGTAGCCGTGGCCGCCCTCCCCGCCCCCAAGGAGAAGCCCCCAGAGGAGCGGGTCATGCAGGGTTTTAGCGTGGCTTTGGGCCTCCTCCTAGGGCTTTCGGGAAGGCGGGAGGGGTGGAGCCTAGCCCTGGAAGCCGCCCTCCCCAAGGCCCCGCCTTCCCTAGCCCCCGTTTGGACCTTCCAGGGGCAGGAGGTGAAGGACTTGGCCCGCTTCCTTTGGGAGATGGCAAACCGCCTGGAAGGGTGGGCGCGGCAAAACTCCTCCAAAGCGCAGTCCCTGAGGGAAAAAGTCAGGGGTTTGGCCTGA
- a CDS encoding type II toxin-antitoxin system VapC family toxin: protein MRLFLETSGLLKVLLREDLSDLAREAFSQAQAHAASAFALPEAVGVLHAMQRDGRLTRPLYRKALRELYELWEYLEVLTPTLEGHMRAARLCERHPLKGADAVHLEGALFLRGLYPDTALLTFDRTLYRAAKKEGLTVVRVPPLEGRG, encoded by the coding sequence TTGAGGCTCTTCCTGGAAACCAGCGGCCTCCTCAAGGTCCTCCTCCGGGAGGACCTTTCTGACCTGGCCCGAGAAGCCTTCTCCCAGGCCCAAGCCCACGCGGCAAGCGCCTTCGCCCTCCCGGAAGCGGTGGGGGTCCTCCACGCCATGCAGAGGGACGGCAGGCTCACCCGTCCCCTCTACCGCAAGGCCCTCCGGGAGCTCTACGAGCTTTGGGAGTACCTGGAAGTCCTCACCCCCACCCTGGAAGGCCACATGAGGGCGGCCCGCCTATGCGAAAGGCACCCCCTCAAGGGGGCGGATGCGGTCCATCTGGAAGGGGCCCTCTTCCTCAGGGGCCTCTACCCGGACACCGCCCTCCTCACCTTTGACCGAACCCTCTACCGGGCGGCCAAGAAGGAGGGCCTGACCGTGGTAAGGGTGCCCCCCCTGGAAGGGAGGGGCTGA
- a CDS encoding YfjI family protein, whose product MVKANFLADLERLKKPIPFSPEGLPEPAPLEELGEEELPPFPGEILPGELEAFLRPFAERLAVEYGAVAITALGLASGLLAGRYVVQPDPQNPTWREGVNLWVAVISDPGTKKTPILKTLAEPLYELEAHFQEEYEERRRTYELERQAWQASKPQERGPEPQEPRAFRVLVEDATKEALAQVLKENRGVVAVYDELKGLFSTWQRVDRQADRAFYLKAHSGGSHREDRMGRKGHFVRDMWLAIVGFIQPGPFRRLLKEAAKGGEEADGLVQRFVMVEGRLLPWKKERPSVPREAQEAYKAFMKGLWQSPEGAPRILRFAPDAQELWYEWEDEVEQEARDPDLPPSWKAYLGKRLLLTARFAGVLSLVWKEGEWVSAESLLRAIELVQWADAHAKRIWRGATRGDYSPANRVAVRILERAREGKLPEQITPKWVWDLGFAGIESVAQAAKVLQRLAEKGWLLEVQPRNRNRGGKAFVLNPKVLEGLKPEELQGA is encoded by the coding sequence ATGGTCAAGGCTAACTTCCTGGCGGACTTGGAGCGCTTGAAGAAGCCCATCCCCTTTTCTCCCGAGGGGCTTCCCGAACCTGCTCCTTTGGAGGAACTAGGGGAGGAAGAGCTTCCCCCCTTCCCCGGGGAAATCCTTCCCGGGGAGCTAGAGGCCTTTTTAAGGCCCTTCGCTGAGCGTTTGGCGGTGGAGTACGGTGCCGTAGCCATCACGGCTTTGGGCTTGGCCTCAGGCCTCCTGGCGGGGCGCTATGTGGTGCAACCCGACCCCCAAAATCCCACTTGGCGCGAGGGGGTCAACCTTTGGGTTGCGGTTATCTCCGACCCCGGCACCAAGAAGACCCCCATCCTCAAGACCTTGGCGGAGCCCCTTTACGAGCTAGAGGCCCACTTCCAGGAAGAGTATGAGGAACGGCGGAGGACCTATGAACTGGAGCGCCAAGCCTGGCAGGCCAGCAAGCCCCAGGAGCGGGGGCCAGAGCCCCAGGAGCCCAGGGCCTTCCGGGTCCTGGTGGAGGACGCGACCAAAGAGGCCTTGGCCCAAGTCCTCAAGGAAAACCGGGGCGTTGTGGCGGTGTATGACGAGCTCAAGGGCCTCTTTAGCACCTGGCAGAGGGTGGACCGCCAAGCTGACCGGGCCTTTTACCTGAAGGCCCATTCCGGGGGAAGCCACCGGGAGGACCGCATGGGCCGAAAAGGCCACTTCGTGCGGGACATGTGGCTTGCCATCGTGGGCTTCATCCAGCCCGGGCCCTTTCGGCGGCTCCTGAAGGAAGCCGCCAAAGGGGGGGAAGAGGCGGACGGCCTGGTCCAGCGCTTCGTGATGGTGGAAGGGCGGCTTCTCCCTTGGAAGAAGGAGCGGCCCAGCGTTCCTAGGGAAGCCCAAGAGGCCTACAAGGCCTTCATGAAAGGCCTTTGGCAATCTCCCGAGGGAGCACCCAGGATTTTGCGCTTCGCCCCGGATGCCCAGGAGCTTTGGTACGAGTGGGAGGACGAGGTGGAGCAGGAGGCCCGGGATCCGGACCTTCCTCCTTCCTGGAAGGCCTATCTTGGCAAGCGCTTGCTCCTCACCGCCCGCTTTGCCGGGGTTTTGAGCTTGGTGTGGAAGGAGGGGGAATGGGTCAGCGCGGAAAGCCTTCTTCGCGCGATTGAGCTGGTGCAATGGGCAGACGCTCACGCCAAGCGGATTTGGCGGGGGGCAACCCGGGGGGACTACTCCCCTGCAAACCGGGTAGCCGTGAGGATTTTGGAGCGCGCGAGGGAAGGCAAGCTACCCGAGCAAATCACGCCCAAGTGGGTTTGGGACCTTGGCTTTGCGGGGATAGAAAGCGTGGCTCAGGCCGCCAAGGTCCTTCAGCGCCTGGCGGAAAAGGGCTGGCTTCTTGAGGTCCAGCCCCGCAACCGCAATAGGGGAGGCAAGGCCTTCGTTCTTAACCCCAAAGTCCTTGAGGGCTTAAAGCCCGAGGAGCTTCAAGGGGCATAG
- a CDS encoding DUF7146 domain-containing protein, whose protein sequence is MSVLEHILFQTRARPSGKNRWIGHCPAHEDREPSLSIRLTFDGRVLLHCFAGCPIEAVLAALGLEFRDLFDGVRRGAFEAWPPPPYRGEAKPDEKRRKALQRLWGEAIPLEGKGAELGRRYLEARGLNLEAVLPGLQNLRFHPSLEYREGGKVLGVLPALLARVEHPQHGLVALHRTYLSPDGRGKAQVPSPKKLTKAVFEGATKGAAIRLYPLEGEALALAEGIETALAVREAGLLPVWATVSANGLEWVELPQEVRSVLIAADHDPRGLEAAHNLAGRLFLGGVRVSVLAPSWEGKDWLDVLKGAKAEGGRVHGQG, encoded by the coding sequence ATGAGCGTTTTGGAGCACATCCTTTTCCAAACCCGGGCCCGTCCCTCGGGGAAAAACCGCTGGATAGGGCATTGCCCGGCCCACGAGGACCGGGAACCTAGCCTTTCCATCCGGCTTACCTTTGACGGGAGGGTCCTTCTCCATTGCTTTGCAGGGTGCCCTATTGAGGCGGTTTTGGCGGCTTTGGGCCTGGAGTTTCGCGACCTTTTTGATGGGGTGAGGAGGGGGGCCTTTGAGGCCTGGCCCCCTCCCCCCTATCGGGGAGAGGCCAAGCCGGACGAGAAGCGCCGGAAGGCCTTACAAAGGCTTTGGGGAGAGGCCATTCCCCTTGAGGGGAAGGGGGCGGAACTGGGGCGGCGCTACCTCGAGGCCCGAGGCCTGAACCTCGAGGCCGTCCTCCCCGGCCTCCAAAACCTGCGCTTTCACCCCTCCTTGGAGTACCGGGAGGGGGGGAAGGTCCTGGGGGTCCTCCCTGCCCTCCTGGCCCGGGTGGAGCACCCTCAACACGGCTTAGTGGCCCTCCACCGCACCTATTTGAGCCCGGACGGGAGGGGCAAAGCTCAAGTCCCCTCCCCCAAAAAGCTCACTAAGGCCGTCTTTGAGGGGGCCACAAAGGGCGCGGCCATAAGGCTTTATCCCCTGGAAGGGGAGGCTTTGGCCTTGGCCGAGGGGATAGAAACCGCCTTGGCGGTGCGGGAGGCCGGGCTTTTGCCCGTTTGGGCCACGGTGAGCGCCAACGGGTTGGAGTGGGTAGAGCTACCCCAAGAGGTGCGAAGCGTCCTGATAGCGGCAGACCACGACCCCAGGGGCTTGGAGGCCGCCCACAACCTGGCTGGCCGCCTGTTCCTTGGGGGGGTGAGGGTTTCCGTGCTGGCCCCTTCCTGGGAAGGGAAGGACTGGCTAGATGTGCTCAAAGGGGCCAAGGCGGAAGGGGGGAGGGTCCATGGTCAAGGCTAA
- a CDS encoding helix-turn-helix domain-containing protein, whose protein sequence is MPGVEEPGRGRAFKRLLSVPEAAERLGLPVNLVYQFCRAKPEHPLFMPHIRLGKRVYIPPEALELWVQKNTVGLSEVSGEEAFWRQEGEALEE, encoded by the coding sequence ATGCCCGGCGTTGAGGAGCCTGGGAGGGGCCGCGCCTTCAAGCGGCTCCTGAGCGTGCCTGAGGCGGCGGAGCGGCTAGGCCTCCCGGTCAATCTTGTCTACCAGTTTTGCCGGGCCAAGCCGGAGCATCCCCTTTTCATGCCCCATATCAGGCTCGGTAAGCGCGTCTATATTCCACCGGAGGCTTTGGAACTCTGGGTGCAGAAGAACACGGTTGGCTTGTCGGAGGTTTCTGGGGAGGAAGCCTTTTGGCGGCAGGAAGGAGAGGCGTTGGAGGAATAG
- a CDS encoding helix-turn-helix domain-containing protein, with protein MKKGELSRERLREKALQKGVKAIALSPEEFAGAIGVSLSTVYRLIRTKRIPSARLGKRILIPLSAVEEFLNGEREEEEVAHARR; from the coding sequence ATGAAAAAGGGAGAGCTTTCCCGGGAGAGGCTTCGGGAGAAGGCGCTTCAGAAGGGGGTAAAGGCCATAGCCCTTAGCCCCGAGGAGTTTGCCGGGGCGATAGGAGTGAGCCTTTCCACCGTTTACAGGCTCATTCGTACCAAGCGTATTCCCTCTGCTCGGCTTGGTAAGCGCATTCTCATCCCCCTCAGCGCCGTGGAGGAGTTTTTGAACGGGGAGAGGGAAGAGGAGGAGGTGGCCCATGCCCGGCGTTGA
- a CDS encoding ribbon-helix-helix protein, CopG family: MDPEMQALVKAEAKRRGIAISELIRQAVSLYLTGQVSWQDWASNPEELIKKSQGGENPPETWEDFYKQSTFLFLAASKLVETWRQRLIDKAKAEAEGKTLEEYYRERIW; encoded by the coding sequence ATGGACCCAGAGATGCAGGCTCTTGTCAAAGCAGAGGCTAAAAGGCGCGGCATAGCCATATCCGAGCTCATTAGGCAAGCGGTCAGTTTGTATCTGACGGGCCAAGTATCTTGGCAGGATTGGGCAAGTAACCCAGAAGAGCTCATTAAAAAAAGTCAAGGAGGAGAAAATCCCCCGGAAACATGGGAGGATTTCTATAAGCAGTCCACCTTTCTCTTCTTGGCGGCAAGCAAGCTTGTGGAAACATGGCGGCAAAGGCTAATAGACAAGGCTAAGGCAGAAGCTGAAGGCAAGACCCTTGAAGAGTATTACCGAGAACGGATTTGGTAG